TTAATATTACCATCTAAAGCAGCCGCATAGTTTGGTACCGGCACATCTGCAGAAGTAGAATCCATTTCATCTACACCTGAGATTGCTTCAAGTAATAACGCATTGTCTTTTACATTGCGTGTAATTGGTCCGATTTGATCTAAAGAAGATGCGAATGCAACTAAACCAAAACGAGATACACGACCGTATGTAGGTTTCATTCCTACAACACCACAGTAGGCTGCTGGTTGACGGATTGAACCACCCGTGTCAGAACCTAATGAAAATGGTACTTCACCCGCTGCAACCGCTGCTGCAGATGCACCTGAAGAACCACCTGGTACATGTGAAAGGTTCCATGGGTTTTTAGTAGTTTTATAAGCCGAGTTTTCGTTTGAAGAACCCATTGCGAATTCATCCATGTTCAACTTACCGACTGTGATCATGCCTGCATCACGTAATTTTTTTACGATTGTTGCATCGTAAATTGGCATAAAGCCTTCCAGAATTTTAGAAGCACAAGTTGTTTCCAATCCTTCTGTTACGATGTTGTCCTTTACGCCAATCGGCATACCGAATAATGGACCGCGCTCCTCAAAAGGAACTTGATCTAATTCAGCTGCTTTTGCAGTTGCTTGTTCTTTATTTAATGCTAAGAAAGCTTGTACATCGCCGTCCAACTTTTCAATGCGGTCAAATGCTTCTTTTGTTAAATCCGCAATTGTCAGTTCACCCGACTTTAAGCTCTCTTGCAATTGTGCTGATGTGCGCTCAAATACTGTCATGCGAGTGGTTCCTCCTATTACTCCATAATTGATGGTACTTTAATTTGACCTGCTTCTTGTTCTTTTACGTTCAGCATTACTTTTTCAAGAGGTAAGCCTTCTTTTGCTACGTCCTCACGAAGTACGTTCACTAAAGGTAA
This genomic window from Solibacillus sp. FSL R5-0449 contains:
- the gatA gene encoding Asp-tRNA(Asn)/Glu-tRNA(Gln) amidotransferase subunit GatA — protein: MTVFERTSAQLQESLKSGELTIADLTKEAFDRIEKLDGDVQAFLALNKEQATAKAAELDQVPFEERGPLFGMPIGVKDNIVTEGLETTCASKILEGFMPIYDATIVKKLRDAGMITVGKLNMDEFAMGSSNENSAYKTTKNPWNLSHVPGGSSGASAAAVAAGEVPFSLGSDTGGSIRQPAAYCGVVGMKPTYGRVSRFGLVAFASSLDQIGPITRNVKDNALLLEAISGVDEMDSTSADVPVPNYAAALDGNIKGLKIAVPKEFLGEGVGEAAKQSVLDALEVLKGLGATVEEVSLPHSKYALAAYYILSSSEASSNLSRFDGIRYGYRSENAKNLLELYKQSRAEGFGDEVKRRIMLGTYSLSAGTYDAYYKKAQQARTLIKADYDKVFENYDVIIGPTAPTPAFAIGANIDDPLTMYANDILTIPINLAGVPAISVPCGFENGLPLGLQIIGKHFDEETLYRVAYAYEQQTDFAKQTPALWEVK